Within the Anguilla rostrata isolate EN2019 chromosome 6, ASM1855537v3, whole genome shotgun sequence genome, the region GGCGCCACCTGTGCTCGCACACCCAGTTGTCCCCGCAGGTGGTGTCCGGGTTGATGAGGACAGGCTTGGTAGAACCGTCTGGGTAGCTTGGCGGACCCATCCAGTCATTCTGGTCCTGAACAGTGCAGCAAAcagtgtaaatgtgaatgtcagCATGGGAATAGCACTGAATGTGTTAATTGCTAACGGAGGTTGCAGCATGTGAAATCACCTTTCCATCCACGATATGACGATTCCATCGAAAGCTCGACATTACCCTGGTTACTCCATATGGATGGGCCAGCATAAAACCTGTAGCCATTTTGTAAATTCTGAGCAACAAGAATAACAAAAATTAGACACAACAGTGAAGGGAACTCTTTCCTATGGTCCCTACGCCTAGAGTGGTACTGAGGTAACAAAGGTTACCTGGGGTCCCAGAAGGTGATAACTGAGCTACCCCCGGCTCCATGGCCCCTCTGGTTGTCGTGATTGTCCACAAACACCAAGGCATTGTCCGAGGTCATGAATCCCCATCCTTCACCCCAGGTTCTGGAACAGACCCAGGGCAATTTTCCCAGTTAGGaacacatatgcacaagcacacatatacaggaacacacaaatgcatatatgcaaataaacatatgcccacacacatacacacaaagacatacaatCATATCCAGATTCAGTAACTGCCTCCTGTTCAAtctacaaatacaaaataatttatcttaACTGGTTTCTAAGGTTTCATTTATTGCCATCATTGTTAACAGATctatacattcatttttcagacaTTGCTTTACAGGGCCTATATACTAAAACCTCAGATATCTTACCTCAGATAGGCCATCTTTTCACCATTCCATTTCCGGATGACAGTTCCCAGTTTGGCACTATACTTGAACTCTGTGACCCGACCAATTCCAGCATACTCACTTGCCGTAATGGGTTCTCCACCAAGGTCAATCACCTAGAATGAGGGAAACACAAAGGCTAAATTAACGCTCCATCCACAGGGTCAACATACCCTTATGCCTGATGTCCTTACTATGTGAATGCTAGTAAGCACACCTCTTGGTAGATGAAAGGCTTGGAGTTGTTGGGGAACCAGCTGGTGTTGAGGTTGTGGAGGCGACTGGACACAGCCTGCAGGTCTCCAGGCCACATATGCTTGCAGGCGTCTACCCTAAATCCGGCCACGCCCATGTCAATTAGTGTGTTCATGTACTCCGCCACCTTGTCACGGACATAGTCCTTCTGCAGGTTCAAGTCCAAGAGGCTCACCAGCCGGCAGTCCCGCACCTGTCAGAACCATAggctgtaaataaatatggacaaagtgacTGATGTCACCTATTGACATTCCCTGGGCTtgcaaaaagcattttgaacCCAGGGAAGCCAGGGAAGTGTAGTTTTTGTATCGCCACATAATATTAAGATATTGTCCAAATATAACAATAACTTAAGAAACTGGAGAgatattagacaaagaaaaaatgtgttgcaaCTACATGTTCttgtgggaatttttttttaactttgcatTTTGACCGCATCGGTACCACTGACTTACACTGAAACGAGTGGCAGAAagacctatactggagccatccgcgCTGGCACTAGAGGGCAATGTCTCTCAACAAAACCAAGAGTGAGCTTAAAGAACAATGCCCGTACCTGGCCCCTTTGTCAGAACACATGCAGGTATCCCATCACCCAGACAGAACCCTGGGAGTGCCGCCACTTTGAATACATGCTACTAAACAATACGTATGTACAATAAGTACTGTATGTTCTACCATAATCCCTGAAATTTCATAAAAGTACAAATGTGTCaaatgttcaaaataacaaGTCTACACAGAGAATAGGTTAATTCAATCAAATATGAAGTTATTCTTTATAATTATACCTGGAATATGTCATGGTAGTTCTCGATTTCACCGCTGTTGGTCTTGCATTTGCCATCGTTGAAGTCCCAGGAGGAGTAGGGCACGGCGGGGAAGTCCTTCTTGTGGGAATTAAAGTATGAACCACAGGACGAATGCTTACCTTCTCCCCCACCCGCTCCACACATGTGGTTGATAACTGCATCGACGTAGATATTCACCTGGAGGAACGTGTCATCATTATGTGCCACACTAATGAACATGGCATTCGGTAGGTAGAAGCACACAGACCACTGCATGTTACCTCGGCACATGCATGATATGAAGgagtgaacaaaaaatgaatgtaaatacagttgacattttttaatgtaaaagttGTTGCCATGCGTATGATAACACTGTGAATCAAGACTAGCAAGTAagtgtatgtatataaatataaaagcttGGAGAAAAATATATCTACAAAACAAATAGGCGTTTGTAGGGAAATTCATTATTCTAGTGTGAATTTGATAAGAAATACCTGTTTGAAAGTTGCATGCTCACTAATTACATCTAATTACTTCTACCTAATTTTCTGTCTCCTTTGGTTACTGCAGTACATGTCTCATTTCTGGACTTTCTGCTGCAGAAGTGTATGCTGCATTCaatcacagaaaatataatgttttacCCCAACGTTATTGCATCTGGTGACCATATCTCTCAGTTCTTTCTCAGTTCCTGATCGAGAGCACAAGTtgtagctgattggctggtatCTCTCATACCAGGGCCTCCAGGGATTTTGGAGAACAATGCTCTCACTGGGAGGGGAAATCTGACAGAACAGATATGTCCATCAATCAAAGGCACTGTGGTCTAGCAACAACAGAAACATCACCATAATCAACAACACCAGAGTCAAGACACCCTTCTTATGGTCAAACAAGCAAAATTACATGCTCCTGTAGATGATTAGACCCCTTCAAGAACACTTTTTAGATCAATGGTTGTCTCTTCAGTTTGTGAAGTACCTGTGGCAAAAACTGGTGAGTCTGTGGTTTAAAATAGCTGTAGTTTAGAATGTTAGTTGgatgtatatatgtattatttgattttattttttaaatggacaacATTTTTTTACCACTTCATTTCATTGCATTCCATTAATAAAGTTCTAGAGAATGCACTGGATTGAGTGAAATGCATACGGTAGTAGCATTAATAGTAGACAGATAATGGGTATTGTAGTTTGAACTGTGTAAACAGAGGTTAAGCTCTACATTGCTATTCTATAAAGTAGGGACCTTTCCTTGGTCAAGGAGGTTTATAAGACCTTATTTAATCATGCTGTCTCGTTCAAACTAACTGCAATAGGTTTTGCTTGCCATGACATTTTGAGTGAACTGTTACTTTCAATGCCTTTCACAATGCAGTCAACCATTTCCAACAATCTTATGAGTcagatgtgtatatatacacacattgcGTTGCTGAGAATAAAGCCTAGTGCTAGATATTATTGACAGCATACTGAAATGTGCACGCTTGTAGATTAGCAGGCCAGTTCTTTTGGACATTATACACGGTTAGCTTAATGGGTCTTTGTGATTGTACTTACCTGAACTCCAGCAAAGCCATTGGGTGCTAAGTACCGCTCACATTCATCCGCTATGTCAGCCCAGCGCCACTCAAATAAGTGAACTATGGACGTCCTTCCATGTTTCATATGAGGGTCATGTTGAGCAAGACTCACACCAAGGACTAACGCCAATATGAAAATCCCCATTTTCACCTGGTGAAGGGAAGACACATCACCCAGAGTTTCAGcaactgtatatatacacacggtAATACATTCACACTGTCCAATGAAATCTgtcaactgtttttttattgtataacTGTATCTGAATCAGAAGTAAGGAAAGTGATTAGCTAACAGGTGCAAAGTGTTGTTTGTTTCTCATCAGAAGGCTGGTTACACATTCACAAATCAAGGCTGAcctgtttatttaaacaggaTATATATAGTATACAAAATACCCAGAGTAAGTTTGTGAAGGTCATATCACTAATTCAAGCTGTGTATACATCTGTATATCCATTAAAGTTTGTCATAATGGTTAACAACCTAATGGATGCATATTGCTGTGGATACTTTATCAGATTACCATATTCAGTCCTTTAATATTccagcacaaatgttttttttaaggaattgTGTACAATATATTGTTGCCAAGTAAAGCAGAGCAGTAGTTTTGTGCCTTCCACAACAGATCTGTGTAATGACAGGAAAATTGAAATGCCACTTACTACAACCTCCTGTATGGCCACAGTGTCCAAGTGCCGTCTTGGGAAAATGTTCCTAAAAGTCATGCTGAACAGTTTATGTAAACAAGTGAATGGCACAGACATGGCTGCTTGGAAAATCATTATgtaacaaaaatacatacattacttttttttaaataaaaatgacgatgttaaaatatatgttgAGTTAACTGGTAAATGTCATACATGGCATGATCAAAGCTATGTAAATTATGTTATAAAACTGTTGGGTAGTTTTGAATCAGCACTCTTTTGTTTTATATTCCCGTACCTAAATTTGTCCTCAGAGCAATTATTATACCAATGGCACCAAACAGGCTTTTAAGGAATGTAGTTTTTCTAAGAGAAAAACCTTCGCTTGATCAGTCTACGAAATCTGAAATCAAAAGGCAACTGGGGTTGTTTGGTAAGAAATATAAAACCAGGATTTTAATGGATATagtacaaaatatttataaatcagcCTTAAAATGGGTTACTTGATTGTTCTCCAATCTGTATCTCTACCAACCgattgttttgattttaaatacaaaatttaaatacaGAATAATTAGCAAAACAGAATTATGATTAAATTGCAActacaaatgaaatgtgtggTCTTGAGTGacctttttaaaacactgtcttgcacacagacaaataATGGCAGTATTCAATTGACTACAAAATGTGGTTttccaacaaaaataaagacgtaagaaaatgtgcagttttttgagagatcaaataaaaaaatctgcaagaTAACGCCACTTTCTGTTTATTCATTACACAACATTGGCCTTTCCCCTTTCCACAAGCAGTGTGCACACCTGGGATTGCCTCACAGTGCTTTAAATAACTCATGTGgcgtgttttttaaaaaaaaaaactttttttgagtCTTTTACTCATAGACTACATAtgggcatatatatatatatatatatatatatatatatatagatgttTATCTGGCAAAGAACACTGATCACTGAGAAGGTCAATGCAGCATGTTTGTATTGCCAGGCAAAGTGCTTTCTTCTCCAGTGACTCACACTTTTACTGAAAGCATAACCTTTGTCTTCAGCAATATTCAACTTACACTCATAATTCTTCAATCAATGTAGTCTAAACTACAATTAGTCCCTTTTCTTAAGGCATTGCCACTCCTGGGAaatcagaaaaggaaaacaggcATTGTCCacttttaataacattttttccctAGGAGACCATGGGGTAAAAGCAAGGTAGGTGACACGTTTCATTTTAGACAGGCCAGACGTAGAGTAATTCAGATATTCTCATTGCAACTAAATAACTTACACATCTGTCCTTGATCAAAAAtcaattaaactttaaaaagcaaattcaaaTTTAGCCATCCTCTGTGAAGACTTGAAATCCACGAATAGTGTGGATTATCAAGGACTTTCCATAAAACTTACTGGGTATGTTTTTACAGgtcactgttttctgttttctcacaATACATGCATAGATAAATAGCACACTTGAGAAATTGTGGAGCATGCTCAGATGAAGCTAAATCAGTTGGAATTGTTTTACAGTTCATTCACAAAATCCATCATTACGTGATAAAAGTGTCAAATCTAGTTTTATTAGACACCTGTAGCGCAGATATAGAATCCATAAGTACTGGCCCACACTTgagtttatttcattatattcgAAGCAGTACACATTCAATATGGGGATATTTTGGAGACACCGCGAGATGacagtgctaaaaaaaatgctgcatggTGTAATACAGACATGAAGGATGGATAATGGCAGGGACTATTAGTGAGCCGAGGTGAGGCCAAAAACCTTCCTTTAAACTTATCATGGGTATCATCCTCTTTTTATTCATTACCTTTGATaaacaagcgtgccaacgacTTGACTATTCAATTGACAAGTAACGCGCAGTTTCTTCACAtcgtgttagggagattaactgataaattccattttttaaaatccgttttaatcactaagtgCACTTAACGATCAAGCTACACCATTCTGTTAACTACAGCCTCAGGTTTCAGCTAACCAGCAATAACAAAATATTCACTTCATGATTTGCACATTGCAGATCTTTACCAGCTGAGTGTGGGTATGGAGAAAGACGTGGTCACATAATGTTGATAATGTCCATCATTTTTCAATGCAggtaaaaataattgtattagtCGCTAAATGGCCCAATTGAAGAGAGCTGGTTATATGGTACTGAGTAGgctattttataaattattcgCTTTTTTGATAATCAAAGAAAATGACTCAGTTTAAGGGAAAGACCCCACCAGTTTTGCGCCCGTCAACCGCTGCTGGAAAATGGACTTTCATTATCCTGGAGTCAATAAAGTCTGTCATTGCTACCCGAAAGTACGGATCCTTAATATAATCGCCATAGCATGTCGTTCTAGATGACCCGACCTATTCTATTCATTATAAATTTTACGTTCCCTGCCCCTCTATAATTGTGTATTGTAGCCTcgcattaattaattaattataatcatTGTATAACAATTAAACGAAAACGCCCTTGAAAGAAACACACATGGTGTTATTTCGTTTACCCTTACTATAGTGAAAATGCTTGCTAGCGATCTGACTGGTGACAATGTATAGCAATATGGGAGAATGAATGAACGGAGTCTATGTTGTCGGTTGCCAACGTTAGTTGACTTGGCTAACTTGTTTCATTAAATCACCTTAGTTCAATCCAAACTACCTACCTCTCAGAATGCGGGTGGATCAgggttagatttttttttcaacagtgcAGGTGTGCTTAGCTTTGAGGATACTTGCTGTTGCATGGGCAGCAGTAGTAGGGGGTTGGACAGCCCTGGGTATTTTTGGGTTCAGTCTTTTGGCCTACCCCCCATTCCAAAGGgcacaaatcaaaaaaaaaaggtggaacAGAGGACACTAAGGGCATATGCATCCAATTCAAAGAAAGTCTGAAGCTCTCATGAGCAGggcatttgaaatatttgcctAAATTCCACTTCAAAGGTGCTGAGATGAATGCTTCCCATATGGGTCTGTTTAATGGTGagacaataaaataagaaaaatacaattGACAAAATATGATTCCATGGTTTCttcaaatacagtttttttttcccctcttgaaTGGTACCAAAATACAAATAGATACAAcagtattatttcatttcacttaACACAGTACTTTATAAAACTGGTAAAACcattattaaaacaattttatgtaGTATactgtagtaataataatactaataataataataataataataataatgtttgaccacaacacattttattgtacATAAGCTTAGTAACCATAGTTTTATCAATTTCAGCTTAATAGCAATTGAATCCcttgtttagaaaaaaaataaaaaaacttgtaaCCAATACCACCATCATGAAATGATGCTTAAGATGGGAAACAGACCATGTAAAAGAACTCAAATCAAGATGTTGTAGGGTCAATTGCTACATGTTTAGCTGCAGTTTAAACCTCAGTTTTAAACCTCAGAACTGGATTACAATTGGAACATATATCCAAGTCTGTTAAATAAGGATTAgttgttccagttgtaatgcagttctgtggtctggGGCTTTCCACACTGCAATTCAACCATGCTGTCTAAATAGATGTTCTCTGGCTAAGACATGAGAGATGAGATCAGAGACACAAATTATTCAGATAGCAGCAATAAAGGCTGTACATGTTTGGTGGGCAGATTGAAGTGAACAATCTATCCTACAGGCCTTGAATTTGACTGCTTGTGCTATATCTTTAATGTCCATATTAAATCCTGCTCATTGTAATACAGAATACACTGCCAAAGGAGGGAGCTTTAGGCCACTTGGCACAAAACTTGTATTGGTCCTTTAAGTTGCTGGATATTATTTTACCAACAGAGGTCACTATtaagcaacaaaataaatgatggtATTTATGTCCTTTTGAGCACATTATGAAAAGTAATGGGATGTTGAATATTTTCAGCTATTGACATGCAGATGTATTGTATAATATGGATCAGCTTCCAATGAATGGCTTAACGCAATACTTAACATAGTAAATTAGAGGTAAGCTAAACCTTTCTGccaggaaataaaattaaaacaataaaaatcctCATTTCAAGACTACTTGTCTATACTCCGATTACAAATAAATTGACACATGTTTATGTGTTGATATAGATTGTATTCAGCTAACCTAGTGATCTTTGCCTGTAATCAGACACCTGACTTATATTACCCGGCTTCTGACCAAACTGGCCTTCTGTTAATTACAATGAGGGCAAACCATAAGTGCATAGGTGGATGAAATAATGAGTTAATTGCCTAAGGAATATTAACAATATGCTTGCCCTTCCATATGAACATGAATTTCAGTAGATGCTACCAAACAAGAGACATCTGAAACTTGTTAACAggttgaaaatataaaattgtatttatacagtacatattacCTGTTCAAATAGAAAAAAGTGTCCTTCTCAGAGAttaacagcagtgccccacctggaaTTCTAACTGGTAACCTTCTTGTTAGGAACCCAGTTCTCAAAACATTGCTCCCTATTGCTGCCATAGTAGAAAGTTCTCTTTCTTTAGTAGATGGGCTATAAATACAGAAGCATACAACTGCAAAGATTTGTAAACATGTATATGACCAAATCTGAGATTTGGTAGTGTGTGGttttaccttttaaaaaaaagtccagcTACTTCCTCTAATATGTCCACTCTGATGTGTAAAAGTACGATACAGCcagttttgtatttcagtttcaaaACCACGGGGGatttcagctctctctctctgtggaaaatGAAGTTTTTATTAAATGGAACAGAAATGGTGACGTCTGACCCATTCTTGTGGCCCCGTATCAGGTGGTATGGAAACTGCATCCACGTAGATGACGTACAGAGGAACATTTCGAAGAAGAGCAGCAAGGTTGTGAGGGCTTTAGCACAACAATCTTCCCTGCGTTCTCAGGGAGACTCCACATTCTTTCCggtatgcagttttttttgtactggCTCAAGGCATACTTTTGGGGATTGGGAGGGAGGTGGGACGGAGGGGTGTTGGACAATGTGTCTTTTCAGTCACTCTCTGAAATTTTTATGAGTGAAGGGACAGTGGTGGTCATACAATCACACTTTCCGAccagcagagagagtgagagagagggctaGTCCTGGATGGAGCGGTTAGTCTGCCAGGCAGTTAGCAATTATGTGGCCAGGCTGCAGGCCCCTGTGAAACAAGAGCTCTCCCCTGTGGTGTGTGACACTTTGATTAAATACACAACCCTGCagattttgtgcatattttgtcATCATAAATTTACTGATGTATATAATCAAAAGGCTAACAAATGGTCAGTTTTTCTCACCAATTGTAAAAATTGGcattatataaaatgcattcatgcccTTATACTCACACCTTGTAAAGTAATGTTTCTAAATGAAACTgctttcagaaatgtttattttcagtgcagAATTGGAAAATTCCAGTGCAAAAACAACTTAAAACATCTTTCTGTTGGCTGACAGTCCATCGTTCCTCAATTTACATGAACTATGGCCCACATTTGGATTTCAGCCTCATCACTCTAAGCAATGCTACGTTTTAGTCGTAACAGTCTTTACATTTGTGACAAACTGACCAAAAACTGACGAAAGATGAAAATCAAGCTGGGGACTTAGCGGTTTCCATTATTTGTACTGCGCTGTGATTTATGCGCAACTTTGAACAAGTCATGCAAACattacttgtttttgtttcctacCCACGAGTTTCGGTGACACATTCACTCATGCTCATTGTTAAAAGCTGAAGGCAGACTGCAATGTGAGATGGCAGGCCACATAGTCCCTTACAAAAAAGATGCCTGATTTTCTGCAGTGCCAAAACATGGAGATGTAATGATCTGCAATTATCATTCAAAGAATTAGTCAACTCATTTGGTACAGGACATGCCTTGAAACAAAGAATATTGAGTCTGTTCACACTGTTGCCATTATCAgttttttccagaaaataatACAAGATGTTACAATCCCAGTGAGCATGTTCACTGTTGTGACAGACATGGATTGGAGCGTCCATGAATTGAAACTGAGCCATTGTAGTATAGCTCAGCATAAGTTCTGCGATGTGTTTGTTAGTCTTTTGTCCATATGTATaccctatttttatttttcctcgaAATATGGAATGCCTAATCATATTTGTAACTTTTGTCCTAGCACTGTAAAATCTTTAATCAATTCATAACAGCGTAGTCTAGGATAAATGTCCACCAAAGTGCATGCTGCCACACTTTTTTACCCCTGTCCACAATCTGAGCTGCggtcaatatactgtatgttaatGACAATACTCCTCACACAATATTTATAGTAGACAAATAGTAGTATACTCGGACACAGTTGTAGCAATAATTTACAAAGAATATTGTCATACCATAGAGATGTCCCCCAACTGAAACTGTGGATAGCTTACTCCCAGATTTGTTGATGATCATTTCATGCACTCTATACAGTCTGTGAATTGTAATTTAAGTCAAAgatcaggaaagaaaaaagcccGTGGAGTAAACCTGAGCAATTTAAAAACAGTCCCACTGCTGAAGAGTTACTTTTCACCATCTCTTACTTCCTATATATTCCCCAAACTTGTACTCTTCAATATAAGATCACTGAGATCAAGAATTTATTGTTATGACATTATTGAACAGCATAAGCTTGATTTCATGCTCCTAACAGAAAACTGGCTGGGCTCAgacactgcagtctgtctcaAAGAAGCCAATCCTCCCCCCTATTCCTTATCACACGAATCCAGACAACACAAGTGGGTTGGTAGTATtacaagtatttatttataaacatatGATTGCAAACAAGTGTCTTTTGGTGATTTCTCCACTTTTGAATAATTTGCAATGATACGTATGTGTGGTATTCCTGTACTACTGTACTTATCACTGTTTATCGTCCAAAAATAGCCCGCATTTCTCTCAAAATTAGCTTAATTCCTATCTATAAAGTCGTTGGAATATGATATGAGTTCTTGTGGCTGGGGATCTAAACCTACACTGTCAAATACCAAAGCAAGGCACAAAATTTTGTTACACTGTTTGAAAAACTGGGTTGGTCTATCCGAAACAGTATTACAATGGTTTTCATCTTATCTAACAGGAAGAGCATTTTATGTCATTCTTGGAGACTATGCATCTGAAAAGACTATGCATCTGCTCTTTTTTGTATATGCCCTCTCTTTGTAGAATAATAAGTGATCATGGGATACATTTTGTATACATATGACATGCAATTGCACACCTCTGTGTCACTTGAAGATACAAGCTCAATCTAAAGCTCTTAATGGATCAGCACCtgaatacatttccatttcttttaatttattaacaATCAGAACTTTGAGATCTGCTGAAGCAAAGCTCTTGTGTGTTCCAAAGCTGACTTATATACAAAGTGGTAAAGCATCCTTTTCTGTGTATGCAACAAAACTATGTTTACCAGAAAAAGAGAAACTTCATTGCAACTGCATTCCTGTTTAAGATGTAATCATTGTTGATTTTatcctctttttctgtttttattattttatccatgTATTTGACTCTGTATTGTATCCTAATTTTTAACGTATCATTGATTTTTACTCCACTATGAAGCACTATTAAGGTTGAATGAAAGGTCTGGAAAAGCTGTCCATATAGGCACAAAGTCCCTTTCATCTTTCTTTCAACTTTTCTCTCTCGTGCGCAGAATGATTAGAACAACTCGTTTGTAATTTATCCTTAATATGCAAAGAAAGTATTCTTTTCTATTTGGTGAAAAGGTTTAGCAAGTATATTTTAGTGATTGCTGATTTGACCGAACTATATTTTTGAAAGAATAAGGCTGGACCATTGACCATTTTCAGACCTTTCGCAattgacaatacatttcagttcagtgtgttttttattttattttattttatttgttgggttttttttacatattgtaaacaattttataatatatgaatgaaacaaaatacaagaaaatacaaaacaaaagaaatagcACATGTTCTTCAATTCATTAGCCAGATAGAAGAACAATTGTTAACATGCTAGGATGGAAGCCAGGCATTGGCCTAGTGTTAGTGACAAGCAGAGGAACAGACGAGTTTGGCTCTTCTagtcaaaaacaataaaacatattaaaaacaaaaggcatgACAAGAAATGTCTCTCACAAAGAGACACTTCAATAC harbors:
- the amy2a gene encoding pancreatic alpha-amylase isoform X1, which produces MTFRNIFPRRHLDTVAIQEVVVKMGIFILALVLGVSLAQHDPHMKHGRTSIVHLFEWRWADIADECERYLAPNGFAGVQISPPSESIVLQNPWRPWYERYQPISYNLCSRSGTEKELRDMVTRCNNVGVNIYVDAVINHMCGAGGGEGKHSSCGSYFNSHKKDFPAVPYSSWDFNDGKCKTNSGEIENYHDIFQVRDCRLVSLLDLNLQKDYVRDKVAEYMNTLIDMGVAGFRVDACKHMWPGDLQAVSSRLHNLNTSWFPNNSKPFIYQEVIDLGGEPITASEYAGIGRVTEFKYSAKLGTVIRKWNGEKMAYLRTWGEGWGFMTSDNALVFVDNHDNQRGHGAGGSSVITFWDPRIYKMATGFMLAHPYGVTRVMSSFRWNRHIVDGKDQNDWMGPPSYPDGSTKPVLINPDTTCGDNWVCEHRWRQIRNMVIFRNVVNNQPISHWWDNGSNQVAFGRGNRGFIVFNNDDRHLDMTLNTSLSGGTYCDIISGQKEGSRCSGKQVTVDSDGRAHFRISNMDEDPFIAIHVDSKL
- the amy2a gene encoding pancreatic alpha-amylase isoform X2 is translated as MGIFILALVLGVSLAQHDPHMKHGRTSIVHLFEWRWADIADECERYLAPNGFAGVQISPPSESIVLQNPWRPWYERYQPISYNLCSRSGTEKELRDMVTRCNNVGVNIYVDAVINHMCGAGGGEGKHSSCGSYFNSHKKDFPAVPYSSWDFNDGKCKTNSGEIENYHDIFQVRDCRLVSLLDLNLQKDYVRDKVAEYMNTLIDMGVAGFRVDACKHMWPGDLQAVSSRLHNLNTSWFPNNSKPFIYQEVIDLGGEPITASEYAGIGRVTEFKYSAKLGTVIRKWNGEKMAYLRTWGEGWGFMTSDNALVFVDNHDNQRGHGAGGSSVITFWDPRIYKMATGFMLAHPYGVTRVMSSFRWNRHIVDGKDQNDWMGPPSYPDGSTKPVLINPDTTCGDNWVCEHRWRQIRNMVIFRNVVNNQPISHWWDNGSNQVAFGRGNRGFIVFNNDDRHLDMTLNTSLSGGTYCDIISGQKEGSRCSGKQVTVDSDGRAHFRISNMDEDPFIAIHVDSKL